The proteins below come from a single Rosa rugosa chromosome 2, drRosRugo1.1, whole genome shotgun sequence genomic window:
- the LOC133730395 gene encoding uncharacterized protein LOC133730395: MIISPKWDDYKEDDVRKAASVKEKLLDELLWDDIDYIISFTDRPSLHLVYEWWDSMIEQVKKAIYRKEMKQPHQESPFWDAVYKVLMAHWSKSNTSFNCLAHLLNPKYYSSEWLSEDTNRVAPHKDLEITRERKNCILRYFANEDDQRKVNIEFANFSMCMQEFGSGDAMKDRFIMQPITWWAVHGASAQSLQTIAFKVLGQPCSSSCCERNWSTYNFIYSVRRNKITPQRAEDLVFVHTNLRLLARRSPNNNESATQMWDVGGDGFDSLEKSNVGRLEIADLSLDEPQLEGVLFNVDHEDEDLEDVVQVELSPKLLLVVLTFYLNL; the protein is encoded by the exons ATGATCATCAGTCCAAAGTGGGATGATTACAAAGAAGATGATGTTAGGAAGGCAGCTTCTGTGAAGGAGAAATTATTAGATGAGTTGTTGTGGGATGACATTGATTACATCATTTCTTTTACTGATAGACCTTCTCTTCATTTGGTGTATGAATGGTGGGATAGTATGATTGAGCAAGTGAAGAAGGCTATCTATAGGAAAGAAATGAAGCAACCTCATCAAGAGTCTCCATTTTGGGATGCGGTGTATAAGGTTTTAATGGCTCATTGGTCCAAAAGCAATACTTCTTTCAATTGCTTGGCACATTTATTGAATCCCAA GTATTATAGTTCGGAATGGCTTAGTGAAGATACTAATCGGGTTGCTCCCCACAAAGATTTAGAGATTACAAGGGAGAGGAAAAATTGTATCCTTAGATATTTTGCCAatgaagatgatcaaaggaAAGTTAACATAGAATTTGCCAATTTTTCTATGTGTATGCAAGAGTTTGGAAGTGGAGATGCTATGAAGGATAGGTTTATTATGCAGCCTATAACATGGTGGGCTGTCCATGGAGCTTCGGCACAATCTCTCCAAACCATAGCCTTCAAGGTTCTAGGTCAACCTTGTTCTTCGTCATGTTGTGAAAGAAATTGGAGTACTTACAATTTCATTTACTCTGTGAGGAGGAACAAGATAACACCACAAAGAGCGGAAGATTTAGTGTTTGTGCATACCAATCTTCGCCTTTTAGCTAGGAGAAGCCCAAATAACAATGAAAGTGCAACTCAAATGTGGGATGTTGGAGGTGATGGGTTTGATTCCTTGGAAAAGTCTAATGTTGGAAGGCTTGAGATTGCTGACCTTTCACTTGATGAACCACAATTAGAGGGAGTTTTGTTTAATGTTGATCATGAAGATGAAGACCTTGAGGATGTTGTCCAAGTTGAATTAAGTCCCAAGTTGTTATTAGTTGTGTTAACCTTTTATTTGAACCTTTAG